In one Bradyrhizobium cosmicum genomic region, the following are encoded:
- a CDS encoding ABC transporter substrate-binding protein produces the protein MSNRRAFVAATAALAFAFSANQAFISPAFAQKKYDTGASDTEIKIGQTVPFSGAYSVYANIGKTQAAYFKMINDQGGINGRKINLIQYDDAYSPPKTVEQVRKLVEGDEVLFTFQIIGTAANAAVQKYLNGKKIPQLLASTGAARFNDPQNYPWTIAYNPNYVSEGRIYAKYILKEHPNAKIGVLYQNDDMGRDYLAGLKSGLGDKAASMIVGEVSYEVTDPTVDSQVVKLKSLGADLFYDASTPKFAAQAIKKVAELGWNPVHILDINASPISATLKPAGLDISKGIISTQYGKEPSDPQWKDDPGVKAFFAFMDKYFPEGDKLNTVNTYAYSVAELLTQVLKQCGDDLSRENVMKQVANIKDFTPSFALPGIKINTGPNDYRVNKQMQMMKFNGERWELFGPIIEDNGPAG, from the coding sequence ATGAGCAATCGCAGAGCTTTCGTAGCTGCCACGGCGGCGCTCGCCTTCGCGTTCTCCGCCAACCAAGCCTTCATAAGTCCAGCCTTCGCCCAGAAGAAATACGACACCGGAGCCAGCGACACCGAGATCAAGATCGGCCAGACCGTGCCGTTCTCCGGGGCCTATTCGGTCTATGCCAATATCGGCAAGACCCAGGCGGCTTACTTCAAGATGATCAACGATCAGGGCGGCATCAACGGCCGCAAGATCAATCTGATCCAGTATGACGACGCCTATTCGCCGCCGAAGACTGTCGAGCAGGTGCGCAAGCTCGTCGAGGGCGACGAGGTGCTGTTCACCTTCCAGATCATCGGCACGGCCGCGAACGCCGCCGTGCAGAAATATCTCAACGGCAAGAAGATCCCGCAGCTGCTGGCCTCGACCGGCGCGGCGCGATTCAACGATCCGCAGAACTATCCCTGGACCATCGCTTACAATCCCAACTACGTGTCCGAGGGACGCATCTATGCCAAGTACATTCTCAAGGAGCATCCGAACGCCAAGATCGGCGTGCTCTACCAGAACGACGACATGGGCCGCGACTATCTCGCGGGCCTGAAGAGCGGTCTCGGCGACAAGGCCGCCAGCATGATCGTCGGCGAAGTCTCCTACGAGGTCACCGATCCGACGGTGGACTCGCAGGTGGTCAAGCTGAAGTCGCTGGGGGCCGATCTTTTCTACGATGCCTCGACGCCGAAATTCGCGGCGCAGGCCATCAAGAAGGTCGCCGAGCTCGGCTGGAACCCGGTGCACATCCTCGACATCAATGCGAGCCCGATCTCGGCGACGCTGAAGCCGGCCGGCCTCGACATATCCAAAGGCATCATCTCGACCCAGTACGGCAAGGAGCCGAGCGATCCGCAGTGGAAGGACGATCCGGGCGTGAAAGCGTTCTTCGCCTTCATGGACAAGTATTTCCCCGAAGGCGACAAGCTCAACACGGTCAATACCTATGCCTATTCGGTCGCCGAGCTGCTGACGCAGGTTCTGAAGCAGTGCGGCGACGACCTGTCGCGTGAGAACGTGATGAAGCAGGTCGCCAACATCAAGGACTTCACCCCGAGCTTCGCGCTGCCCGGCATCAAGATCAACACCGGGCCGAACGACTACCGCGTCAACAAGCAGATGCAGATGATGAAGTTCAACGGCGAACGCTGGGAGCTGTTCGGACCCATCATCGAGGACAATGGCCCTGCGGGTTAG
- a CDS encoding ABC transporter substrate-binding protein: MRNGILHAATAAALTLALSVSAANAQKKYDPGASDTEIKVGQTMPFSGPASAYSSIGKTQAAYFKMINDQGGVNGRKINLIQYDDAYSPPKAVEQIRKLVESDEVLLTFQIIGTPVNAAVQKYLNSKKVPQLFAATGASRFTDPKNFPWTMGFNPNYFVEGRIYGQYILKEHPNAKIGVLYQNDDLGKDYLNGIKAGLGDKAAKMIVTEASYEVSDPTVDSQVLKIKDAGADLFFSATTPKQAAQAIKKIAEMGWHPVQIVDINATSVGAVLKPAGLDAAKGLISVNYGKEPLDPTWKDDAGLKRYFDFMDKYYPDGDKDSNFNTYGYSTAQLLVHVLKQCGDDLTRENVMKQAASLKDVVSDTALPGIKANTSPTDYRVNKQLQMMKFNGERWELFGPILEDAGPAG, translated from the coding sequence ATGAGGAACGGAATTCTGCATGCGGCCACGGCCGCGGCGCTGACCCTGGCGCTGTCGGTCTCTGCGGCCAATGCCCAGAAAAAATATGATCCGGGCGCCAGCGACACGGAGATCAAGGTCGGACAGACCATGCCGTTCTCCGGACCGGCGTCGGCCTATTCGTCGATCGGCAAGACCCAGGCCGCCTATTTCAAGATGATCAACGACCAGGGCGGCGTCAACGGCCGCAAGATCAATCTGATCCAGTATGACGACGCCTATTCGCCGCCGAAAGCCGTGGAGCAGATCCGCAAGCTGGTCGAGAGCGACGAGGTGCTGCTGACCTTCCAGATCATCGGCACGCCCGTGAACGCGGCGGTGCAGAAATATCTGAATTCCAAGAAGGTGCCGCAGCTGTTCGCTGCCACCGGCGCATCGAGGTTCACCGATCCGAAGAACTTCCCGTGGACGATGGGCTTCAATCCGAACTACTTCGTCGAAGGCCGCATCTACGGCCAGTACATCCTGAAGGAGCATCCGAACGCCAAGATCGGCGTGCTCTATCAGAATGACGACCTCGGCAAGGACTATCTGAACGGCATCAAGGCCGGCCTCGGCGACAAGGCCGCCAAGATGATCGTGACCGAAGCGTCCTACGAAGTCTCCGATCCGACGGTCGACTCGCAGGTCCTCAAGATCAAGGACGCCGGCGCCGATCTGTTCTTCAGCGCGACGACACCGAAGCAGGCTGCGCAGGCGATCAAGAAGATCGCGGAGATGGGCTGGCATCCGGTGCAGATCGTCGACATCAACGCCACCTCGGTCGGCGCGGTGCTGAAGCCCGCTGGCCTCGATGCCGCCAAGGGCCTGATCAGCGTCAACTACGGCAAGGAACCGCTCGATCCGACCTGGAAGGACGACGCCGGCCTGAAGAGGTATTTCGACTTCATGGACAAATACTATCCGGACGGCGACAAGGACTCGAACTTCAACACCTACGGCTACAGCACGGCGCAGCTCCTGGTCCATGTGCTGAAGCAGTGCGGCGACGACCTGACGCGCGAGAACGTCATGAAACAGGCGGCGTCGCTGAAGGACGTCGTCAGCGACACCGCGCTGCCCGGCATCAAGGCCAACACCTCGCCGACCGACTACCGCGTCAACAAGCAGCTTCAGATGATGAAGTTCAACGGCGAGCGCTGGGAGCTGTTCGGCCCGATCCTGGAGGATGCCGGTCCGGCGGGTTAG
- a CDS encoding DUF1330 domain-containing protein: MGHIDPTKDVFAQFRDNNRPGPIHMLNLVRLRKEAAYPDGRKASGAEAYAAYGRESGPVFERLGGRIVWQGRFELMLIGPQDERWDHCFIAEYPSVGAFVEMIRDPVYREAVKHRQAAVEDSRLIRHAVLPVGKNFGEIPD; encoded by the coding sequence ATGGGCCACATCGATCCGACCAAGGACGTCTTCGCGCAATTCCGGGACAACAACCGCCCGGGCCCGATCCACATGCTCAACCTGGTCCGCTTGCGCAAGGAGGCGGCTTACCCTGATGGCCGCAAGGCCAGCGGCGCGGAAGCCTATGCCGCCTATGGCCGTGAGAGCGGCCCGGTGTTCGAACGCCTCGGTGGCCGCATCGTCTGGCAGGGCAGGTTCGAGCTGATGCTGATCGGCCCGCAGGATGAGCGCTGGGACCATTGCTTCATCGCCGAGTATCCGAGCGTCGGCGCCTTCGTCGAGATGATCCGCGATCCCGTCTACCGCGAAGCGGTAAAGCATCGGCAGGCTGCCGTGGAGGATTCGCGCTTGATCCGGCACGCGGTGCTGCCGGTGGGGAAGAACTTTGGGGAGATACCGGACTGA
- a CDS encoding transglycosylase domain-containing protein, with amino-acid sequence MGLGKKKGGRKEPLFGLPAALADLRLTAADRIPNAEDKPKKPTKSSAKRKVEEPDDEPPRERKASAGRSGAKRRSKSRFGAGLGRLVYWGAVLSLWAAIAVVGVVVYVGAHLPPIDSLEIPKRPPTIQIVGMDGSMLAQRGEMAGANVSLKDLPPYLPKAFIAIEDRRFYSHFGIDPVGILRALVTNVLHRGVSQGGSTLTQQLAKNLFLTQERTMQRKLQEAELAIWLERKHSKNEILELYLNRVYFGSGAYGVEAAAQKYFGKPAKSVTVAEAAMLAGLVKSPSRLAPNRNPEGAEARAKIVLAAMADAKFITDAQAQASIGHPSYNVKPAGAGTVNYVADWIGEVLDDLVGQIDESIKVETTIDPKLQGVAEAAIIDELAAKSVKFNVSQGALVAMTPDGAVRAMVGGRNYSDSQYNRAVTAKRQPGSSFKPFVYLTALEQGLTPDTLRQDAPIEVKGWKPENYTHEYFGAVTLTQALAMSLNTVAIRLGLEVGPKNVVRTAHRLGISSKLEPNASIALGTSEVSVVELVGAYAPFANGGFAVTPHVVTRIRTLSGKLLYMRQPDERNPVVDPRYVGMMNAMMRETLISGTAKKAEIPGWPAAGKTGTSQDYRDAWFIGYTANLVTGVWLGNDDNSPTKKATGGGLPVEVWTRFMKTAHEGVPVANLPSAPGGWGLSNLAQAASQVSPPTAPASGPAPAQPSYGGGYRPPPTRANARPEAAAGLDGWLMDRLFGGNR; translated from the coding sequence ATGGGGTTGGGAAAGAAAAAGGGTGGGCGGAAGGAGCCGTTGTTCGGCTTGCCTGCTGCGCTCGCCGATCTGCGCCTGACCGCGGCGGACCGCATCCCCAACGCCGAGGACAAGCCGAAGAAGCCAACGAAATCATCCGCCAAGCGCAAGGTTGAAGAACCGGACGACGAGCCGCCGCGGGAGCGCAAGGCGTCGGCCGGCCGCAGCGGCGCCAAGCGCCGCTCGAAATCGCGCTTCGGTGCCGGCCTCGGCCGCCTGGTCTATTGGGGCGCGGTGCTGAGCCTGTGGGCCGCGATCGCCGTGGTCGGCGTCGTGGTTTATGTCGGCGCCCATCTGCCGCCGATCGACTCGCTGGAGATCCCCAAGCGCCCGCCGACGATCCAGATCGTCGGCATGGACGGCAGCATGCTGGCGCAACGCGGCGAGATGGCCGGCGCCAACGTCTCGCTGAAGGACCTGCCGCCGTATCTGCCGAAGGCTTTCATCGCCATCGAGGACCGCCGCTTCTATTCGCATTTCGGCATCGACCCCGTCGGCATTTTGCGCGCGCTCGTCACCAACGTGCTCCATCGCGGCGTGTCGCAGGGCGGCTCGACCCTGACACAGCAGCTCGCGAAAAACCTGTTCCTGACCCAGGAACGCACCATGCAGCGCAAGCTGCAGGAAGCCGAGCTCGCGATCTGGCTGGAGCGCAAGCACTCCAAGAACGAGATTCTGGAGCTCTATCTCAACCGCGTCTATTTCGGCTCGGGCGCCTACGGCGTCGAGGCCGCGGCGCAGAAATATTTCGGCAAGCCGGCGAAGAGCGTCACCGTCGCCGAAGCCGCGATGCTGGCCGGCCTCGTCAAATCGCCCTCGCGCCTTGCGCCGAACCGCAATCCGGAAGGCGCGGAAGCGCGCGCGAAGATCGTGCTCGCGGCGATGGCGGATGCGAAGTTCATCACCGACGCGCAGGCGCAGGCCTCGATCGGCCATCCCTCCTACAATGTGAAGCCGGCCGGTGCCGGCACGGTCAACTATGTTGCCGACTGGATCGGCGAGGTGCTGGACGATCTCGTCGGCCAGATCGACGAGAGCATCAAGGTCGAGACCACGATCGATCCGAAGCTGCAGGGCGTGGCGGAAGCCGCCATCATCGACGAGCTCGCGGCCAAGAGCGTGAAGTTCAACGTCAGCCAGGGCGCGCTGGTGGCGATGACGCCCGACGGCGCCGTGCGCGCCATGGTCGGCGGGCGGAACTATTCCGACAGCCAGTACAACCGCGCGGTGACCGCCAAACGCCAGCCGGGCTCCTCGTTCAAGCCGTTCGTGTACCTGACTGCGCTCGAGCAGGGCCTGACGCCCGACACCCTCCGGCAGGACGCGCCGATCGAGGTCAAGGGCTGGAAGCCTGAGAACTACACCCATGAATATTTCGGCGCGGTGACGCTGACGCAGGCGCTGGCGATGTCGCTCAACACGGTCGCGATCCGCCTCGGCCTCGAGGTCGGGCCGAAGAACGTGGTGCGCACCGCGCACCGGCTCGGCATCTCCTCGAAGCTCGAGCCCAACGCCTCGATCGCGCTCGGCACCTCGGAAGTTTCGGTGGTCGAGCTGGTCGGCGCCTATGCCCCGTTCGCCAATGGCGGCTTCGCGGTGACGCCGCACGTCGTCACGCGGATCAGGACGCTCAGCGGCAAGCTGCTCTACATGCGCCAGCCCGATGAGCGCAACCCGGTGGTCGACCCGCGCTATGTCGGCATGATGAACGCGATGATGCGGGAGACCTTGATCAGCGGCACCGCCAAGAAGGCGGAGATCCCCGGCTGGCCGGCCGCCGGCAAGACCGGCACCAGCCAGGATTACCGCGACGCCTGGTTCATCGGCTACACCGCCAACCTCGTCACCGGCGTCTGGCTCGGCAATGACGACAACTCGCCAACCAAAAAGGCGACCGGCGGCGGCCTGCCGGTGGAAGTCTGGACGCGCTTCATGAAGACCGCGCACGAGGGTGTGCCGGTGGCGAACCTGCCGAGCGCACCAGGTGGCTGGGGGCTGTCGAACCTCGCACAGGCCGCCTCGCAGGTGTCGCCGCCGACCGCGCCAGCATCAGGACCAGCGCCGGCCCAGCCTTCATACGGTGGCGGCTATCGCCCGCCGCCCACGCGCGCCAATGCGCGGCCGGAAGCAGCCGCGGGGCTCGATGGCTGGCTGATGGACCGGCTGTTTGGCGGGAATCGGTAG
- a CDS encoding M48 family metallopeptidase gives MICFCAERFPWRRLWQNPGELLLPGLTDMATRALLYRRPHEPKALVITHGSQMFAIRLRRHRRARRYTLRIHPSDREAILTIPPRGTLAEAKDFAQRHGAWIAARLGRLPKAAPFQPGTVIPLRGVPHRIVHRAGTRGTVWTEVRDSGERILCVAGGVEHADRRVHDFLKREARHDLQRSADAYAAELGVKVKRLSIRDQSSRWGSCTSAGSLSFSWRLILAPPFVLDYLAAHEVAHLVEMNHSAKFWRVCGKVCPSMERAKKWLDTYGNDLHRYGVED, from the coding sequence ATGATTTGTTTTTGCGCCGAGCGCTTTCCCTGGCGGCGGTTATGGCAGAATCCGGGCGAACTCCTGCTCCCCGGACTGACAGACATGGCCACACGCGCACTCCTTTATCGGCGGCCCCACGAACCGAAGGCCCTCGTGATCACCCACGGGTCGCAAATGTTTGCGATTCGGCTGCGCCGGCATCGCCGCGCGCGCCGTTACACCCTTCGAATTCATCCGAGCGACCGCGAGGCGATCCTGACTATCCCGCCGCGCGGCACTTTGGCTGAAGCCAAGGACTTCGCGCAGCGTCACGGCGCATGGATTGCGGCACGCCTCGGCCGCTTGCCGAAGGCCGCGCCGTTCCAACCTGGCACAGTGATACCGCTTCGCGGCGTTCCTCATCGCATCGTTCATCGCGCTGGCACCCGCGGCACGGTGTGGACCGAGGTGCGCGACAGCGGTGAACGCATTCTCTGCGTCGCCGGCGGTGTCGAACATGCCGACCGTCGCGTCCATGACTTCCTCAAGCGCGAGGCGCGCCACGATCTTCAGCGCTCGGCTGACGCCTATGCCGCCGAGCTCGGCGTCAAGGTCAAGCGGCTCTCGATCCGCGACCAGTCCAGCCGCTGGGGCTCATGCACCTCGGCGGGCTCGCTGTCGTTCTCCTGGCGCCTGATCCTCGCGCCGCCCTTCGTGCTCGACTATCTCGCCGCCCACGAGGTCGCTCATCTCGTCGAGATGAACCATTCGGCGAAGTTCTGGCGCGTTTGCGGCAAGGTCTGCCCGTCAATGGAGCGCGCCAAGAAGTGGCTCGACACCTACGGCAACGACCTGCACCGGTACGGGGTCGAGGATTAG
- a CDS encoding polyhydroxyalkanoate depolymerase, producing MPIGEFGGAPPLAAEGSPVLTTPMYWMYEMAHASLNPARAVTDATKFLFQNPLNPWTRTEVGKSVAAACELFERTTRRYGKPEWGLDDTEVNGIRVPVEVRSVWEKPFCRLLYFDRKFTRPLRSPQPRVLIVAPMSGHYATLLRGTVEALLPAHEVYITDWADARMVPLSEGRFDLDDYIDYVIEMLHVLGGNTHVLAVCQPSVPVVAAVSIMEARRDPFVPTSMTLMGGPIDTRRNPTAVNNLAQERGIDWFRNHVITKVPFPHPGMMRDVYPGFLQLNGFISMNLDRHMDAHKQLFANLVKGDGDLVDKHREFYDEYLAVMDLSAEYYLQTVDTVFVKHSLPKGEMTHRGTRVDPSKVTRVALMTVEGENDDISGLGQTEATHTLCSSIPDHRRVHYVQKGVGHYGVFNGSRFKSEIVPRIHDFMVSAANPSSLQALAAE from the coding sequence ATGCCTATTGGTGAGTTCGGCGGCGCGCCGCCCCTGGCAGCTGAAGGCAGCCCGGTCCTGACGACGCCGATGTACTGGATGTACGAGATGGCGCACGCCTCTCTCAATCCGGCGCGTGCAGTTACCGACGCGACCAAATTCCTGTTTCAGAATCCGTTGAACCCCTGGACGCGCACCGAGGTCGGCAAGTCGGTCGCCGCAGCCTGCGAGTTGTTCGAGCGCACCACGCGCCGCTACGGCAAGCCGGAATGGGGTCTCGACGACACCGAGGTCAATGGCATCCGCGTCCCCGTCGAGGTTCGCTCCGTCTGGGAAAAGCCGTTCTGCCGCTTGCTCTACTTCGATCGCAAGTTCACCCGTCCGCTGCGCAGCCCGCAGCCGCGCGTGCTGATCGTGGCACCGATGTCCGGCCATTATGCGACGCTGCTGCGGGGCACGGTCGAAGCCCTCCTGCCGGCGCATGAGGTCTACATCACCGATTGGGCCGATGCCCGCATGGTGCCGCTCAGCGAAGGCCGCTTCGATCTCGACGACTACATCGACTATGTCATCGAGATGCTGCACGTTCTCGGCGGCAACACGCATGTGCTGGCGGTGTGCCAGCCCTCCGTGCCGGTCGTCGCTGCCGTCTCGATCATGGAAGCGCGGCGCGATCCCTTCGTGCCGACCTCGATGACGCTGATGGGCGGCCCGATCGACACCCGCCGCAATCCGACCGCGGTGAACAACCTCGCCCAGGAGCGCGGCATCGACTGGTTCCGCAACCACGTCATCACCAAGGTGCCGTTCCCGCATCCGGGCATGATGCGCGACGTCTATCCGGGATTCCTGCAGCTGAACGGCTTCATCAGCATGAATCTCGACCGGCACATGGATGCCCACAAGCAGCTCTTCGCCAATCTGGTGAAGGGCGACGGTGATCTCGTCGACAAGCATCGTGAATTCTACGATGAATATCTCGCGGTGATGGATCTCTCCGCCGAATATTACCTGCAGACGGTCGACACGGTATTCGTGAAGCACTCGCTGCCGAAGGGCGAGATGACCCATCGTGGAACTCGCGTCGATCCCTCCAAGGTCACGCGCGTGGCGTTGATGACGGTCGAAGGCGAGAACGACGACATCTCAGGTCTCGGTCAGACCGAAGCAACGCACACATTGTGCAGCTCGATTCCCGATCATCGCCGCGTTCATTACGTCCAGAAGGGCGTCGGCCATTACGGTGTGTTCAACGGATCGCGTTTCAAGTCGGAAATCGTGCCGAGGATTCACGACTTCATGGTCTCCGCAGCGAATCCGAGCTCGTTGCAGGCGCTCGCGGCCGAATAA
- a CDS encoding ABC transporter permease — MSELSLHRGISLQRIGAMILRYWYLLMSSWPRLLELLYWPALQVITWGFIQYYIAENSNFFARAGGTLIGAVILWDILFRGQLGFSISFLEEMWARNLGNLMMSPLKPIEFLLSLMVMSLIRLAIGVIPMTLLALVLFHFNVYGLGLPLIAFFCNLIFTSWSVGIFVSGLVLRNGLGAESIVWTLMFAIMPLACIYYPVSVLPVWLQYVAWALPPTYVFEGMRALLIEQTFRIDLMLEALAINAVLLVASFWAFLALLRSARKNGSLLSGGE; from the coding sequence ATGAGTGAGCTCTCCCTCCACCGCGGCATCTCCCTGCAGCGCATCGGCGCGATGATCCTGCGCTACTGGTATCTGCTGATGTCGTCCTGGCCGCGGCTGCTCGAGCTGCTGTACTGGCCGGCGCTGCAGGTCATCACATGGGGCTTCATCCAGTACTACATCGCCGAGAATTCCAATTTCTTCGCGCGTGCCGGCGGCACGCTGATCGGCGCCGTCATCCTCTGGGACATCCTGTTCCGCGGGCAGCTCGGCTTCTCGATCTCGTTTCTGGAAGAGATGTGGGCGCGCAATCTCGGCAACCTCATGATGAGCCCGCTCAAGCCGATCGAGTTTCTGCTGTCGCTCATGGTGATGAGCCTGATCCGGCTCGCGATCGGCGTCATCCCGATGACGCTGCTGGCACTGGTCCTATTTCACTTCAACGTCTACGGCCTCGGCCTGCCGCTGATCGCGTTCTTCTGCAATCTGATCTTCACGAGCTGGTCGGTCGGCATCTTCGTCTCGGGGCTGGTGCTCCGTAACGGTCTTGGCGCCGAGAGCATCGTCTGGACCTTGATGTTCGCGATCATGCCGCTCGCCTGCATCTACTATCCCGTCAGCGTGCTGCCGGTCTGGCTGCAATATGTCGCCTGGGCGCTGCCGCCGACTTACGTGTTCGAGGGAATGCGCGCGTTGCTGATCGAGCAGACCTTCCGGATCGATCTGATGCTGGAGGCGTTAGCCATCAATGCAGTGCTGCTGGTTGCTTCTTTTTGGGCATTCCTTGCCCTTTTGCGCAGCGCCAGGAAGAATGGCTCGCTGCTGTCGGGCGGCGAATAA
- a CDS encoding ABC transporter ATP-binding protein, with protein sequence MTGNDKASSPPTVAERSSSAAIEVDHLVKVYKQTRAVDDISFSLPRGSITGLLGGNGAGKTTTIAMIMGLVLPTSGRVRVLGRAMPEESASVLGRMNFESPYVDMPMRLTVRQNLTVFGKLYAVNNLSDRIAELADELDLTDFIDRANGKLSAGQKTRVALAKALINHPELLLLDEPTASLDPDTADWVRAHMERYRKENNATILLASHNMLEVERLCDRVIIMKRGRIEDDDTPEAIMARYNRTTLEEVFLDVARGRGNGAKEAAR encoded by the coding sequence ATGACCGGGAACGACAAAGCTTCAAGTCCGCCGACTGTCGCGGAGCGCAGCTCCTCTGCGGCAATTGAGGTCGATCACCTCGTCAAGGTCTACAAGCAGACCCGCGCCGTCGACGATATCTCCTTTTCGCTCCCGCGCGGCAGCATCACCGGACTTCTGGGCGGCAACGGCGCCGGCAAGACCACCACCATTGCGATGATCATGGGCCTGGTGCTGCCGACCTCCGGCCGCGTCAGGGTGCTCGGGCGAGCGATGCCCGAGGAAAGCGCGTCCGTGCTGGGGCGGATGAATTTCGAGAGCCCCTATGTCGACATGCCGATGCGGCTCACGGTACGCCAGAATCTCACCGTGTTCGGCAAGCTCTATGCGGTGAACAATCTTTCCGACCGCATCGCGGAGCTCGCCGACGAGCTCGACCTCACCGATTTCATCGACCGCGCCAACGGCAAGCTCTCCGCCGGCCAGAAGACCCGTGTCGCGCTGGCCAAGGCGCTGATCAACCACCCGGAGCTGTTGCTGCTGGACGAGCCGACCGCCTCGCTCGACCCTGACACTGCCGATTGGGTGCGGGCGCATATGGAGCGCTATCGCAAGGAGAACAACGCCACCATCCTCCTGGCCTCGCACAACATGCTCGAGGTCGAGCGGCTCTGCGACCGCGTCATCATCATGAAGCGCGGCCGCATCGAGGACGACGACACGCCGGAAGCCATCATGGCCCGCTACAACCGCACCACCCTGGAAGAGGTGTTCCTGGACGTCGCGCGTGGCCGGGGCAACGGCGCGAAGGAGGCGGCGAGATGA